In Campylobacter sp. RM16187, the DNA window ACACTCTAAATACATGCGTATCTACAGCCATTAAATTTTCACCATTATGCTCTATTAGCACGACGTGTGCGGTTTTTTGTCCAACTCCAGCAAGGCTTATCAGGTCTTTTTCATTTAGCGGAATCTCGCCTCCGAAATTTTCCATCACGCTTTTTGCCATTTTGATCAAATTTTGAGCCTTGTTATTAAAAAAACTACAGCTTTGTATGAGCATTTTAACGCTTGCTAAATTTGCCTGCGATAAGGATTTGATATCTGGATATGCTTTAAACAGCTCAGGTGTTATTAGATTGACCCTTTTGTCTGTGCATTGTGCAGATAACATTACACATACTAATAGTTCGTATAGATTTCTAAACCGAAGTTCGCTTCTTGCATTTTCAAAATTCGCTAAAAATTTATTTTTTATATTTTGTATGTCTTTTTTCGTTCTCAAGGATATAGCTCAGCCTTTTTAGTTTAAAATTTCAACGAATTATAACCTATTCTTAACAACTTTCTTGGTATAATCGAGCGTAAATTTTTTAAAAAGGATTCGCATGATGAATAAGGTTTTGTTTGGAGCTTTGAGTTTAGCGGCTGCTATGAGCCTAAATGCAGCTGTTTATGCAACTGTTGATGGTATGAATATAGAAGATAAAGATGTGCAACTTACGCTTGGTGCTATGCCTGGAGTTACTCTTGAACAACTTCCTAAAGATACTCAAAAAAAGGTAATAGACGAGACTATAAATAGAAAACTTCTTACTAAAGAGGCTAAAAAAAGCGGAATAGAGAAAGATAGCGAATATAAAAACGCTATAGAGACTTTAAAAGATAATGTAGCATTAGATGTTTGGATGAGAAAAATTTTTAATGCAATTAAGGTAAGCGAAAAAGATGTAAAAGATTTTTATGATAAAAATAAAGATCAGTTTGCAGAGCCCGCTCAGGCTAAAGCTAAACATATTTTAGTATCTGCTGAAAAAGACGCAGTTGATATAATAAATCAGCTAAAGGGA includes these proteins:
- the nth gene encoding endonuclease III, producing MRTKKDIQNIKNKFLANFENARSELRFRNLYELLVCVMLSAQCTDKRVNLITPELFKAYPDIKSLSQANLASVKMLIQSCSFFNNKAQNLIKMAKSVMENFGGEIPLNEKDLISLAGVGQKTAHVVLIEHNGENLMAVDTHVFRVSHRLNLSNAKTPEGVEIDLTKAFKTDLNILHQAMVLFGRYTCKAVKPKCEECFMSELCKSKDKRI
- a CDS encoding peptidylprolyl isomerase, which gives rise to MNKVLFGALSLAAAMSLNAAVYATVDGMNIEDKDVQLTLGAMPGVTLEQLPKDTQKKVIDETINRKLLTKEAKKSGIEKDSEYKNAIETLKDNVALDVWMRKIFNAIKVSEKDVKDFYDKNKDQFAEPAQAKAKHILVSAEKDAVDIINQLKGLKGDALVKKFEEIAKAKSIDPGSGANGGELGWFGQSQMVKPFADAAFALKKGEITTKPVQTQFGYHVIFKEDSRNAGTATFNEVKGHIESNLKMEKFRDEIKKRGDDLRAKSKVEYK